One stretch of Saccharomonospora xinjiangensis XJ-54 DNA includes these proteins:
- a CDS encoding winged helix DNA-binding domain-containing protein: protein MTVLGTRALNRALLARQFLLERAEIPALDAVRHLVGMQAQAPFSPYYGLWTRLADFRQEELSNLLLDRAVARLVCLRGTVHLVTADDALALRAFTQPVMDADLRGNTTHTPRLAGVDLGELTALVGDVLAEGPLDYRRLGRRLAQRWPGVEPASLVFAARNTQPLVQVPPRAVWGRSGLPTYAVAHDYLDRTPVEHPDVEEIVLRYLGAFGPATVRDLQTWCGLTRLATVIDRLRPVLATFRDEAGRELFDLPGAPRPDPDVPAPARFLPDFDNLLVSHADRTRIISDDDRLRIRTRNAIQPGLFLVDGFAAGRWKLIRDKKHATLEIEPFRPLTRADIRDLEDEGGRLLRFSEVDDGDVVVKTRS from the coding sequence ATGACCGTCCTCGGCACCCGCGCCCTCAACCGCGCCCTGCTCGCCCGCCAGTTCCTGCTCGAACGGGCGGAGATACCCGCACTCGACGCGGTGCGGCACCTCGTCGGCATGCAGGCACAGGCTCCGTTCTCGCCGTACTACGGCCTGTGGACCCGGCTCGCGGACTTCCGGCAAGAGGAATTGTCGAACCTGCTGCTCGACCGCGCCGTGGCGCGGCTCGTCTGCCTTCGCGGCACCGTGCACCTCGTCACGGCCGACGACGCACTCGCGCTAAGGGCCTTCACGCAACCGGTGATGGACGCCGACCTGCGGGGCAACACGACCCACACCCCGAGACTCGCCGGGGTGGACCTCGGTGAGCTCACCGCATTGGTCGGCGACGTGCTCGCCGAAGGTCCGCTCGACTACCGGAGACTCGGCCGAAGGCTCGCGCAGCGGTGGCCCGGCGTCGAACCGGCCAGCCTGGTGTTCGCGGCGCGGAACACCCAGCCGCTCGTCCAGGTTCCGCCGAGGGCGGTGTGGGGCCGCAGCGGACTTCCCACCTACGCCGTCGCGCACGACTACCTGGACCGCACGCCGGTCGAGCACCCGGACGTGGAGGAGATCGTCCTCCGCTACCTCGGCGCGTTCGGCCCTGCCACGGTGCGCGACCTCCAGACCTGGTGCGGGCTCACCCGGCTCGCGACAGTGATCGACCGCCTGCGGCCGGTGCTCGCGACCTTCCGCGACGAAGCGGGCCGGGAGCTGTTCGACCTGCCGGGCGCACCGCGTCCCGACCCCGACGTCCCCGCGCCCGCGCGTTTCCTCCCCGACTTCGACAACCTGCTGGTCTCCCACGCCGACCGCACCAGGATCATCAGCGATGACGACCGGCTGCGCATCCGAACCCGCAACGCGATCCAACCCGGCCTCTTCCTCGTGGACGGTTTCGCGGCAGGCCGCTGGAAATTGATCCGCGACAAGAAGCACGCCACGCTGGAGATCGAACCGTTCCGGCCACTGACCCGCGCGGACATACGCGACCTTGAGGACGAGGGCGGGCGCCTGCTGCGCTTCTCCGAAGTGGACGACGGCGACGTCGTGGTGAAGACGCGAAGCTGA
- a CDS encoding DUF2188 domain-containing protein, translated as MCTSYSVVFRFSPDSLTWLVSREGIVLSRFCRKRDAVREAARLARGSGGEGPTVVTVERMDGTVQCVRRYGRTAVLPGDERAGEDGDSVTG; from the coding sequence GTGTGCACGTCCTACTCCGTGGTCTTCCGGTTCTCGCCCGACTCGCTGACCTGGTTGGTGAGCAGGGAAGGGATCGTGCTGTCGCGGTTCTGCCGCAAGCGGGACGCCGTCCGCGAGGCGGCGCGACTCGCGCGCGGGTCAGGCGGCGAGGGGCCGACCGTGGTCACGGTCGAACGCATGGATGGAACCGTTCAGTGCGTGCGCCGGTACGGGCGGACAGCGGTCCTGCCGGGCGATGAGCGAGCGGGGGAGGACGGCGATAGCGTGACGGGGTGA
- a CDS encoding SsgA family sporulation/cell division regulator: protein MDNNADNNAVHQTQFVYLSGCETAVLSRLTYAPSAPFTVALAFRVEPGEWVEWEFARDLLITGLHAPAGIGDIRIRPDLSPSDVDLLVIELESPDGYAAVEIARSDVTSFLDATLSRVPLGYESRWMDIDAVITNLTTARP from the coding sequence GTGGACAACAACGCTGACAACAACGCCGTACATCAAACCCAGTTCGTGTATCTCAGCGGATGCGAGACAGCCGTGTTGTCCAGGCTGACCTACGCGCCGAGCGCGCCGTTCACCGTCGCGCTCGCCTTCAGGGTGGAGCCCGGCGAGTGGGTCGAGTGGGAGTTCGCCCGCGACCTGCTCATCACCGGCCTCCACGCGCCAGCGGGAATCGGCGACATCCGCATCCGGCCCGACCTTTCGCCGTCCGACGTCGATCTGCTCGTCATCGAGCTGGAGTCGCCGGACGGCTACGCGGCCGTGGAGATCGCGAGGAGCGACGTGACGTCCTTCCTCGACGCCACGCTGTCGCGGGTACCGCTCGGGTACGAGTCGAGGTGGATGGACATCGACGCGGTGATCACCAACCTGACCACCGCGCGTCCCTGA
- a CDS encoding DUF7144 family membrane protein, with product MSETSQARSRAQEATGTERVPPQRAGAEPEYRQRADEYTQPYGQVPGGTVFASTVLVLAGAFHIIVGLTAIFNSDFYVVTESGLALNVDFAAWGWVHFGLGIVAVAAGLGLLTGQMWARVTGIAMAAVSAVVSLAFIPAYPLWALVVIALDIVVIYAIAVHGSRAGATR from the coding sequence ATGAGCGAGACGTCACAGGCGCGGTCCAGGGCACAGGAAGCGACCGGAACCGAACGGGTACCGCCTCAGCGTGCCGGAGCGGAGCCCGAGTATCGGCAGAGGGCCGACGAGTACACGCAGCCGTACGGCCAGGTCCCTGGCGGCACGGTGTTCGCGTCAACCGTGCTGGTCCTTGCCGGTGCGTTCCACATCATCGTGGGACTGACCGCGATCTTCAACAGCGATTTCTACGTCGTGACCGAGTCCGGTCTCGCCCTCAACGTCGATTTCGCGGCGTGGGGCTGGGTGCACTTCGGTCTCGGCATCGTGGCCGTGGCCGCGGGGCTCGGCCTGCTCACGGGACAGATGTGGGCTCGTGTCACGGGTATCGCCATGGCGGCGGTGAGCGCGGTCGTGAGCCTCGCGTTTATCCCGGCGTACCCGCTGTGGGCGCTGGTGGTGATCGCACTCGACATCGTGGTGATCTACGCGATCGCCGTGCACGGCAGCAGGGCAGGCGCGACACGGTGA
- a CDS encoding glycoside hydrolase family 3 N-terminal domain-containing protein encodes MKRTVLAAMCVAAMAAAACGGDQEGGDNAGNTRDTATPRQTGTAQGSPEPSPSATQPGGECAGVIERLSPRQRAAQLLVVGVDPSDPAAAVAVVRDDQVGGIFIGGNDTALFTGGALEQIQEAADLPVSVAVDDEGGRVQRIDDLVGSIPSAREMAAMMTPDQVRELAAERGRQLRELGVTVDYAPVVDLTDGPAGGVIGDRSYSADPQVATEYAAAFAHGLSESGVHPVIKHFPGHGRASGDSHQGLVRTPPLDDLRESDLVPYDDLGVYPDDTEVMVGHLDVPGLTEGQPASLSPSAYRLLREDYGYEGAVLTDDLGAMKAISDTYTLDEAVLLALKAGADQPLWSDGGDVGPVLDRLEAAMNDGELPQERVTEALTRVLKAKGACG; translated from the coding sequence ATGAAGCGAACGGTGCTCGCGGCGATGTGTGTCGCCGCTATGGCCGCGGCGGCGTGCGGCGGCGACCAGGAGGGCGGCGACAACGCGGGCAACACGCGTGACACCGCCACTCCGAGGCAGACGGGCACGGCACAGGGCTCGCCCGAGCCGTCACCCTCGGCCACGCAGCCGGGCGGGGAATGCGCGGGGGTGATCGAGCGACTTTCGCCCCGGCAACGCGCGGCGCAACTCCTCGTCGTGGGCGTGGACCCGAGCGATCCGGCCGCCGCCGTCGCTGTCGTCCGCGACGACCAGGTCGGCGGGATCTTCATCGGCGGCAACGACACCGCCCTGTTCACGGGAGGCGCATTGGAACAGATCCAGGAGGCGGCCGACCTCCCCGTGTCCGTGGCCGTGGACGACGAGGGCGGGCGCGTCCAGCGCATCGACGACCTGGTCGGGTCCATCCCGAGTGCCAGGGAAATGGCGGCCATGATGACACCGGATCAAGTGCGGGAACTCGCCGCCGAACGCGGCAGGCAGTTGCGGGAACTGGGCGTCACGGTGGACTACGCGCCGGTGGTTGACCTCACCGACGGCCCCGCAGGCGGGGTGATCGGCGACCGTTCGTACAGCGCCGACCCGCAGGTCGCCACCGAGTACGCCGCCGCGTTCGCCCACGGCCTTTCGGAATCCGGCGTCCATCCCGTGATCAAACACTTCCCCGGGCACGGCCGGGCCAGCGGTGACTCCCATCAGGGGCTGGTGCGGACGCCGCCGCTGGACGACCTCCGCGAGTCCGACCTCGTTCCCTACGACGACCTCGGTGTCTACCCGGACGACACCGAGGTCATGGTGGGTCACCTCGACGTTCCCGGCCTCACCGAGGGTCAGCCGGCCTCGCTGTCTCCCTCGGCGTATCGCCTGCTGCGGGAGGACTACGGCTACGAAGGCGCGGTGCTCACCGACGACCTGGGGGCGATGAAGGCCATCTCGGACACCTACACCCTCGACGAGGCGGTGCTACTCGCATTGAAGGCGGGTGCTGACCAGCCGCTGTGGTCGGACGGCGGCGACGTCGGCCCCGTGCTCGACCGGCTCGAGGCAGCCATGAACGACGGTGAGTTGCCGCAGGAGCGGGTCACCGAGGCACTCACCAGGGTGCTCAAGGCCAAGGGCGCCTGCGGCTAA
- a CDS encoding beta-ketoacyl-ACP synthase III — protein MSTQDTRGAAVLAGLGGWLPPRVVDNDELSRRLDTSDSWIRTRTGIAARHVVTPGTSTVDMAVEAGRRALDSAGRYGEEIDAVVLATSTPDHVCPASAPQVAARLGLSGAAAFDVNAVCSGFVYALATACGFIAGGMAKRILLVGADAFTTLLDPEDRTTVPIFGDGAGAVVLREGDRDELGAVGPFDLHSEGELADLLIVPAGGSRQKTSDNPGDYFLKMQGPTVFRHATARMAASSEAVLQRAGWTTSDVDRFVGHQANIRILTATAKKLGLPADSLVVNIGHTGNTSAASIPLAMVDGAVDGTLRGGDRVLVTAFGAGLTWGSTVLRWPELECAPL, from the coding sequence GTGTCCACACAGGACACGCGAGGTGCGGCTGTGCTGGCCGGCCTCGGTGGCTGGCTGCCGCCTCGTGTTGTCGATAACGACGAACTCAGCCGACGTCTCGACACGTCGGACTCGTGGATTCGCACCAGGACGGGAATCGCCGCTCGCCACGTCGTCACACCCGGGACGTCCACGGTTGACATGGCTGTGGAAGCCGGCAGGAGGGCGCTGGACTCCGCAGGCCGGTACGGCGAGGAGATCGACGCCGTCGTCCTCGCGACGAGCACGCCCGACCACGTGTGCCCTGCGAGCGCCCCGCAGGTCGCGGCCAGGCTCGGACTTTCCGGCGCCGCCGCGTTCGATGTCAACGCGGTGTGCAGCGGCTTCGTCTATGCGCTGGCGACGGCGTGCGGGTTCATCGCCGGCGGTATGGCCAAGCGAATACTGCTCGTCGGTGCCGACGCTTTCACGACACTGCTCGATCCCGAAGACCGCACCACCGTTCCTATCTTCGGCGACGGCGCGGGCGCCGTGGTGCTCCGCGAGGGCGATCGGGACGAACTCGGCGCGGTCGGCCCCTTCGACCTGCACAGCGAGGGTGAGCTCGCCGACCTGCTCATCGTGCCCGCAGGTGGGTCGCGCCAGAAGACGTCGGACAATCCGGGCGACTACTTCCTGAAGATGCAGGGGCCGACCGTGTTCCGGCACGCGACGGCCAGGATGGCGGCCTCGTCGGAGGCCGTGCTCCAGCGTGCGGGGTGGACGACCTCGGACGTCGATCGGTTCGTCGGGCACCAGGCCAACATCCGCATTCTCACGGCAACGGCCAAGAAGCTCGGGCTTCCCGCCGACAGCCTCGTCGTCAACATCGGGCACACGGGCAACACGAGCGCCGCGTCGATCCCGCTCGCCATGGTGGACGGTGCTGTCGATGGAACGCTGCGCGGCGGCGACCGCGTCCTGGTGACCGCGTTCGGTGCGGGTTTGACGTGGGGTTCGACGGTGCTTCGCTGGCCCGAGCTGGAGTGTGCGCCGCTGTAG
- a CDS encoding ImmA/IrrE family metallo-endopeptidase: MALRHGFKAEARRLAAEVREELGIRTFQPLDPYALARLYGVEVFTLDEPWLPARAAAHFTGPAAESFSGALIRIGTGCVIVENHAHERNRRRSTVAHEMAHVILEHEFGVLVTNGRACRSGIGTAHACVEQEAAELSGELLLPSDAARTAAFRGWTDASVARYFRISERMARWRMNVTGARRIALRSRERGPQPVAARA; encoded by the coding sequence GTGGCGCTGCGGCACGGCTTCAAGGCGGAAGCACGGCGGCTCGCCGCCGAGGTGCGCGAGGAGCTCGGCATCCGCACCTTCCAGCCCCTCGACCCGTACGCGCTCGCCCGCCTCTACGGCGTCGAGGTGTTCACCCTCGACGAACCCTGGCTGCCCGCCCGCGCCGCCGCCCACTTCACCGGCCCGGCAGCCGAGTCGTTCTCCGGTGCCCTGATCCGCATCGGCACAGGGTGCGTGATCGTCGAGAACCATGCGCACGAGCGGAACCGGCGGCGCTCGACCGTGGCGCACGAGATGGCCCACGTGATCTTGGAGCACGAGTTCGGTGTGCTGGTCACCAACGGGAGGGCGTGCCGATCCGGCATCGGCACCGCGCACGCCTGCGTGGAGCAGGAGGCCGCGGAGTTGTCGGGCGAGCTGCTGCTCCCGTCCGATGCCGCGCGCACGGCTGCGTTCAGGGGCTGGACCGACGCGAGCGTCGCGCGCTACTTCCGGATCAGCGAGCGAATGGCCAGGTGGCGCATGAACGTCACAGGGGCTCGCCGCATCGCCCTTCGCTCGCGGGAGCGCGGTCCGCAGCCCGTGGCCGCAAGAGCCTGA
- a CDS encoding helix-turn-helix domain-containing protein: protein MEGRMDARRLYEALDAGRRARDLSWRQLAEQAGVSPSLLSRMGNGQRPDLDGFIALVQWLGAPAEEFMVWPDGTARSDRQPSLETQLALLLRARDDLSEADRNYLLDIVNATMRHIKADRRDR, encoded by the coding sequence ATGGAAGGCCGGATGGACGCGAGGCGTCTCTACGAGGCGCTCGACGCGGGTCGGCGGGCACGCGACCTCTCGTGGAGGCAGCTCGCCGAACAGGCCGGGGTGAGCCCCTCGCTGCTCAGCAGGATGGGCAACGGCCAGCGGCCTGACCTGGACGGCTTCATCGCCCTCGTGCAGTGGCTCGGAGCGCCTGCCGAGGAGTTCATGGTGTGGCCGGACGGCACCGCGCGGTCAGACAGGCAGCCCTCGCTGGAGACGCAGCTCGCGCTGCTGCTGCGCGCGAGGGACGACCTGAGTGAGGCCGACAGGAACTACCTTCTCGACATCGTGAACGCCACAATGCGGCACATCAAGGCGGACCGAAGGGACAGGTGA
- a CDS encoding MFS transporter: MTPGTAGRAGRREWAGLGVLALPTVLLGLDVTLLYQAVPVLAVDLRPSGTQTLWIMDAYGLLIAGFLITMGSLADRFGHRRMLIVGTLAFGAMSVVAAFSVNAGMLIAARAALGIAGATLMPSTLALVRTMFTDPRQRGVAIGIWATMFALGMAAGPVVGGALLEHFWWGSAFLVALPVVGVVVLLAPILLPEHRTPHEGRIDLVSVALSLGAMLPLVYTVKHLAADGVQPLTLALLAGGLLCAVLFTRRQRKLAEPLLDLGLLRNRALASALTVLLLGLVTVGGVMYVVTQYLQLVDGLSPFAAGAWLGPPALMMFVAAIVAPLVARRFAPGHVVAGALGLSAIGHILLTQVDGPGRTLLAVSGFGLVYLGLGAIAALGTDLVVGAAPQGKAGSAAALSETVQELGIAVGVAFLGTLTTAVYRGQVADHLPADLPNAAEAAVRESLAEATAISLPEQLLAQAKLAFTSGLNATAVVACVITVAVAVLAATTLRHSPAEEPDNADAPLDARHG; encoded by the coding sequence ATGACACCGGGAACCGCCGGAAGAGCGGGCCGCAGGGAATGGGCCGGTCTCGGCGTCCTAGCCCTGCCGACCGTGCTGCTCGGCCTTGACGTCACCCTGCTCTACCAGGCGGTGCCCGTCCTGGCCGTGGATCTGCGTCCCAGCGGAACCCAGACGCTGTGGATCATGGACGCCTACGGTCTGCTGATCGCGGGCTTCCTGATCACCATGGGATCGCTGGCGGACCGTTTCGGGCATCGCCGGATGCTGATCGTCGGAACCCTGGCCTTCGGCGCGATGTCCGTCGTCGCGGCGTTCTCGGTCAACGCGGGCATGCTCATCGCCGCGAGAGCCGCGCTCGGCATCGCGGGCGCGACCCTGATGCCGTCCACACTCGCGCTGGTGCGAACCATGTTCACCGATCCACGCCAGCGAGGAGTGGCGATCGGAATCTGGGCGACGATGTTCGCGCTGGGCATGGCGGCAGGGCCCGTCGTGGGAGGAGCGCTCCTCGAACACTTCTGGTGGGGCTCGGCCTTCCTCGTCGCGCTCCCCGTCGTCGGAGTCGTGGTCCTGCTCGCCCCGATCCTGCTGCCGGAGCACCGCACGCCTCACGAGGGCCGCATCGACCTGGTCAGCGTGGCGCTCTCCCTCGGCGCGATGCTTCCGCTGGTCTACACGGTGAAGCACCTGGCGGCCGACGGTGTTCAGCCGCTGACACTGGCGCTTCTCGCGGGCGGCCTGCTCTGCGCCGTCCTGTTCACGAGGCGGCAACGGAAACTCGCCGAGCCGCTGCTCGATCTCGGCCTGCTCAGGAACAGGGCGCTGGCCTCGGCACTCACCGTGCTGCTGCTCGGGCTCGTCACCGTCGGCGGCGTGATGTACGTGGTGACGCAGTACCTCCAGCTCGTTGACGGGCTGAGCCCCTTCGCGGCAGGAGCCTGGCTCGGCCCACCGGCCCTGATGATGTTCGTGGCCGCGATCGTCGCGCCACTGGTCGCGCGCCGCTTCGCTCCCGGCCACGTCGTCGCGGGGGCACTTGGCCTTTCCGCGATCGGCCACATCCTGCTGACCCAGGTGGACGGCCCCGGCCGGACGTTGCTCGCCGTGTCCGGTTTCGGGCTCGTCTACCTCGGGCTCGGTGCCATCGCCGCGCTCGGCACCGACCTCGTGGTCGGCGCGGCGCCACAGGGCAAGGCGGGATCGGCCGCCGCGCTGTCGGAGACCGTCCAGGAACTCGGTATCGCCGTTGGGGTCGCCTTCCTCGGCACGCTCACCACGGCCGTCTACCGAGGCCAGGTCGCCGACCACCTGCCCGCGGACCTGCCGAACGCGGCCGAGGCGGCCGTCCGGGAAAGCCTCGCCGAGGCCACCGCGATCTCGCTTCCCGAACAACTGCTGGCTCAGGCGAAACTCGCGTTCACGTCCGGGCTCAACGCGACCGCTGTCGTCGCCTGCGTCATCACCGTGGCCGTGGCCGTCCTCGCGGCCACCACGCTCCGTCACTCCCCCGCAGAGGAACCCGACAACGCGGACGCACCGCTCGACGCGAGGCACGGATAG
- a CDS encoding LuxR C-terminal-related transcriptional regulator, whose translation MKPTTPLDTFPAGTADAMAACRFDVPDLPRNHVPRTRALHLLAEADQVPLVVVGGPAGTGKTTLVAEWVKAEGRAGDAAWVTFEARATDSRGPDVFWACLVRCLTELGVAVPAPESSTPGWLSALASAVTCAGRRLTVVLDNHHLIAADVAEDVGLLLRLANGSLRLVFCGRGAPALPLYQYRLAGTVVELGFRELAFDDREAAALLSEPGEPPRHAMVGEVNDYHGGWAAGLVLSGLPSRGGTTGEGTAQDAAGDLGDIDDYVRREVLDPLPAQARRFLLGTCVTERFDAELALDLAGVEAEDLVRLAETWAFALPAGDGHRYPGVFRDALRRQLAHSDASLRKNVRTTAGRWLHRHGEPVEALRQFAKAGAWEEASALLIEEQLVARLLQEGQCGELHALCATLPPTESRAGPVVKAALRLTDGDVAGCADALTDVTAGVTAGDPALRSCVAALDAVRARLADDADSALVSAEAAWRVLGESTTVHSARSLPALVHLARGVALLRHGSFDLARAVFEEPAPPLGTRHLAVVHADRLAHLALTDALEGYLARAEQAATEALALSAPPSPFGAHAAARVALGLVALDRCDPEAAHRHAMAAGSAREPLTRYLAQQVIAGVEAAEGHPTAAASRLHAVLAQATVTDPWAAGHLRVEIARLALLEGNPGLALNELGPLDGPRSGAHPEAAAVRAAAFTRRDEDSRAQRALADVTESYSPLRPRVEALLVEAERRLRHHSPSRAATALDASLRLAEPERLRLPFRQAEPDVRHLLANDSLRHRRWLGGTGEANGAGPVEALTAREREVLGHLTDLLTTEEIAEAMVVSVNTVRTHVRGILRKLGVNRRYAAVRRARELGLLDE comes from the coding sequence GTGAAGCCCACCACGCCACTCGACACGTTCCCCGCCGGGACGGCGGACGCGATGGCGGCGTGCCGGTTCGACGTCCCCGACCTGCCCCGCAACCACGTGCCCCGCACGCGGGCGCTGCACCTGCTCGCCGAGGCGGACCAGGTTCCGCTCGTTGTGGTGGGCGGGCCTGCGGGCACGGGGAAGACCACGCTGGTCGCGGAATGGGTGAAAGCCGAGGGGCGGGCAGGCGACGCCGCCTGGGTCACGTTCGAGGCGAGGGCGACCGACTCGCGCGGGCCCGACGTGTTCTGGGCCTGCCTTGTTCGCTGCCTGACGGAGCTCGGCGTGGCGGTCCCGGCACCGGAAAGCAGCACGCCGGGGTGGTTATCAGCTCTGGCCTCGGCGGTGACCTGCGCGGGACGGCGGCTGACGGTCGTGCTCGACAACCATCACCTCATCGCTGCGGACGTCGCCGAGGACGTCGGCCTGCTGCTGCGCCTGGCGAACGGCAGCCTCCGGCTGGTGTTCTGCGGCAGGGGAGCCCCCGCGCTGCCCCTGTACCAGTACCGGCTGGCAGGCACGGTGGTCGAACTCGGCTTCCGCGAGCTTGCCTTCGACGACCGCGAAGCGGCGGCCCTGCTGAGCGAGCCCGGTGAGCCGCCGCGCCACGCCATGGTCGGCGAGGTGAACGACTATCACGGCGGTTGGGCGGCCGGTCTCGTGCTGTCGGGCCTGCCTTCGCGTGGCGGCACCACCGGTGAGGGCACCGCGCAGGATGCGGCCGGGGACCTCGGTGACATCGACGACTACGTGCGCCGCGAAGTGCTCGATCCACTGCCCGCGCAGGCACGCCGGTTCCTGCTCGGCACCTGCGTGACCGAGCGGTTCGACGCGGAACTGGCGCTCGACCTCGCGGGTGTGGAAGCGGAGGACCTCGTGCGCCTCGCCGAGACATGGGCCTTCGCGCTTCCCGCAGGGGACGGGCACCGCTACCCCGGCGTGTTCCGCGACGCTCTGCGCAGGCAACTCGCCCACTCCGACGCCTCGTTGCGGAAGAACGTGCGGACGACAGCGGGGCGCTGGCTTCACCGCCACGGCGAGCCCGTCGAGGCACTACGGCAGTTCGCGAAGGCCGGTGCCTGGGAGGAGGCGTCGGCACTGCTGATCGAGGAGCAGCTCGTCGCACGGCTGCTTCAGGAAGGGCAGTGCGGCGAACTGCATGCGCTCTGCGCGACCCTCCCTCCCACCGAGAGCAGGGCGGGGCCGGTGGTGAAGGCCGCACTCCGGCTCACGGACGGTGACGTGGCAGGCTGCGCCGACGCGCTGACCGACGTGACGGCAGGCGTGACGGCAGGCGATCCCGCGTTGCGGAGTTGCGTGGCCGCCCTCGACGCAGTGCGGGCGCGGCTGGCTGACGACGCGGACAGCGCACTCGTCTCGGCCGAAGCGGCGTGGCGAGTGCTCGGCGAGAGCACGACGGTCCACTCCGCGCGATCGCTACCGGCGCTCGTCCACCTCGCGCGAGGAGTCGCGCTGCTGCGGCACGGGTCGTTCGACCTCGCCCGCGCCGTGTTCGAGGAACCCGCGCCACCACTCGGCACGCGTCACCTCGCCGTCGTGCACGCCGACCGCCTCGCGCATCTCGCGTTGACGGACGCGCTGGAGGGCTACCTCGCGAGAGCGGAGCAGGCGGCCACCGAGGCGCTCGCGCTGAGCGCACCGCCATCCCCGTTCGGCGCGCACGCGGCTGCGCGGGTCGCGCTCGGCCTCGTGGCGCTCGACCGCTGCGACCCGGAAGCCGCACACAGGCATGCCATGGCGGCAGGATCCGCACGGGAGCCGCTCACCCGCTACCTCGCCCAGCAGGTCATCGCGGGAGTGGAGGCGGCGGAAGGACATCCCACTGCTGCCGCGAGCCGCCTCCACGCCGTGCTCGCGCAGGCCACGGTGACCGACCCATGGGCGGCAGGCCACCTGCGTGTCGAGATCGCGCGCCTCGCCTTACTCGAAGGGAACCCCGGCCTCGCGCTCAACGAACTCGGCCCCCTCGACGGCCCCCGCTCCGGCGCCCATCCCGAAGCCGCGGCGGTGCGGGCCGCCGCCTTCACCCGGCGCGACGAGGACAGCCGCGCACAGCGCGCCCTTGCCGACGTGACCGAGAGCTACTCGCCCCTGCGTCCCCGCGTGGAGGCCCTGCTGGTCGAGGCGGAGCGACGCCTGCGTCATCACTCGCCGTCGCGCGCGGCGACCGCACTGGACGCCTCACTGCGGCTCGCCGAACCGGAACGGCTCCGGTTGCCGTTCCGGCAGGCGGAGCCCGATGTGCGCCACCTGCTCGCCAATGACTCCCTGCGCCATCGGCGCTGGCTCGGCGGTACGGGCGAGGCGAACGGGGCAGGCCCTGTGGAAGCCCTCACGGCCAGGGAACGCGAGGTGCTGGGCCACCTCACCGACCTGCTCACCACCGAGGAGATCGCCGAAGCCATGGTGGTGTCCGTCAACACCGTCCGCACGCACGTGCGTGGCATCCTCCGCAAGCTCGGGGTCAACCGGCGCTACGCCGCCGTCCGCAGGGCGAGGGAACTCGGGCTGCTCGACGAATGA
- a CDS encoding TetR/AcrR family transcriptional regulator, with product MGQQAAKRESPPGTDGRRARGERRKAEIIDATLRVVERDGADGVTHRSVAREADVPPGLLTYYFASLEELLVAALSAVADEYVAQLEEIAASADPLTGFAELIASTGTTGRCRAVAERELSTLAARRPALRPKARYWREAVNDIGLRYTSDPMHVEALVAAADGLCAAILLEYADPDPEHIRAVLARALGVSPADD from the coding sequence GTGGGTCAGCAGGCGGCGAAGCGGGAGAGTCCCCCGGGCACCGATGGCAGGCGTGCCCGGGGCGAGCGGCGCAAGGCCGAGATCATCGACGCCACGCTGCGGGTCGTCGAGCGTGACGGCGCGGACGGCGTGACCCACCGCAGTGTCGCCCGCGAAGCCGATGTCCCCCCCGGCCTGCTCACGTATTACTTCGCCAGCCTCGAAGAACTACTCGTCGCGGCGCTGTCCGCCGTGGCCGACGAGTACGTGGCACAGCTGGAAGAGATCGCCGCGAGCGCCGACCCGCTGACCGGGTTCGCCGAACTCATCGCCAGCACGGGCACCACAGGCCGCTGCCGCGCCGTCGCGGAACGCGAACTGTCCACATTGGCCGCCCGCCGTCCCGCGCTGCGGCCGAAGGCCCGCTACTGGCGGGAGGCGGTCAACGATATCGGCCTGCGGTACACGTCCGACCCGATGCACGTCGAGGCGCTGGTCGCCGCGGCGGACGGGCTCTGCGCGGCGATCCTGCTGGAATACGCCGATCCGGACCCGGAGCACATCAGGGCCGTGCTGGCCCGCGCGCTCGGTGTATCGCCCGCCGACGACTGA